From the genome of Alteromonas stellipolaris:
ATCGCAAAGCGACGATCGCCGCCATCGAGCAAGTACTGATGCGAAAGTTATTCAAAGTACGTATGTGGAAACTCGTAATAAAGTGGAAGCGGCAAAGCACAAAAATTAGTACCAGCTTTTAGTAATGCTTTATAAAATCAGAAAAAGTATTGAACACCTAACGTAAGCGCATTGTTTTCTTTGTCTCCCACCTCTCGATGTTCAAATTCTAACGCCATATTCAAACCGCTCTCGTCACCAACTAGCCAACCTAATCGAGTAAACGTGCCTAAGTCTTCAGGTATGTAGCGCCATTCAGGATAGTATTGCAAAGGTGAGTGAGTCGTATTAAACGACGCATATACTTGCTGTTCAAAAAGTAGCGTTAAAGCACGCTGGGCGCGAATAGAAAGTTGACTGTTTTTGCTGGCGTTAAAGTGATTATCGTAGCCAGGTATGGATTCAAGGCGCGTTTCATTAAAGCGACTTTTAATTTTCCACTTTGCTATTTTCTCGCTTTTGAACACGATGGGGCCGTAGTAGCCATCCCAATCAGCAGCTTTCCAATCAGCTGCCTCGCTGTAAGTGGCACTCAAAGGGGCAAGCAATATTAAACAAACCACGCAAGTTGGGTAAGTTTTCATGAATAAATTCCTAGTCGAGTGAGACAGCGTAAACGTGTTCTTTTGAATACCGATTATTATAAATTTAAGTGGTAGCTTCAAAGCCACAAGGGTTTTGTTCGCCCTAAGTGCCTAACTTTATCTTAAAAAAATGACACAAAACTGAAACAAAAAATTAGAGCTGAATAGTAAGTGTAGTCTTTTATCCAAAAGGTGAAAAATAAACTTGTTAGATATTTCTATTGTGAACTAACTTTTAAAGGGTAGTAGTAAGACTTACTTCAATTGAGTGGGCAAAGCAGTACTTTCAAATAGGGAACATGGCCGGAGGTGAGTGATGCAAACGGAATGGGAATTTGAACGAAAGTTTTTAGTAAGTTATGTGCCAGAAGGTTTGTTAGATACACGAAAACCTGTGGCAATTAGACAAGGTTATTTAGCCACCGAGCCGGATAAGCATATTCGAATTAGGGACGAAGGTGGCAACTACACCATGGCCGTTAAACAAGGTGTTGGCCTTAAACGCAGAGATACGCGAATTGCGTTGGACTCTGAGCAATTTGCTGATTTATGGCCGTTAACCCAAAACATGCGGGTGGAAAAGCAGCGATATCGTATCGACTTTTTTGGTGCACAGCTGGTGGTAGACATTTTCACCGGTAATTTAGCACCTTTGAAAGTGGTGGAAGTTGAATTTGACAGTGAAATGAGCAGTCGACAGTTTTTACCGCCAGATTTCGCTGAAACGGAGGTGACCCATAAGAAAGAATTTCAAAATGTCGCGTTAGCGCGATTTGGTTTGCCTGATATGGTTATTGCAAGCGGCAGTATGAATAGTGCTTCTATTTTTGCAGGATCCATATAGTCCTATATAGCCATTATATAATCACTATGTAGCGAAGAAACTGCCTAGATATGGCTTAAAGACAGCCAAGGTTAAATAGATAAATATCTGAAATTAAAAAGGGTCGCTTTACTTTATAAAGTGAAGCGACCCTTTTTCTGTCTTTAGCTTTCAACAGCCTTGAGCTAGGTAAACAGCCTTGAGCTAGATAAACAGCCTTCGGCAGACTATACCGATGAACGAAGTGCTTCAGCTTTATCAGTCGCTTCCCACGGGAATGCCTCACGGCCGAAGTGACCATATGCAGCAGTAGGTAAGTAAATAGCACGCTCTAAATCAAGCATTTTGATTAGCCCATAAGGGCGTAAATCGAAATGTTCACGTACCAACGCCACTAAGGTTTTCTCATCAACCACGCCAGTACCGAAAGTATCAATGCTAATAGAGGTTGGCTCGGCAACACCAATGGCGTAAGAAACTTGAATTTCGCAACGCTTAGCTAGCCCTGCAGCGACAATGTTCTTAGCAACATAACGGCCAGCGTAAGCTGCGCTTCTGTCTACTTTTGAAGGATCTTTACCAGAGAAAGCACCACCACCGTGACGGGCCATACCACCGTAGGTATCTACAATGATTTTACGACCAGTTAAACCACAATCACCAACAGGTCCGCCAATAACGAAGCGACCGGTAGGGTTAATGTGAAATTGAGTGTTGCTATTAAGCCACTCGCTAGGAAGCACCGGTTTAATAATTTCTTCCATTACTGCTTCACGTACTTGTGCAGTAGAAACAGAATCACAATGCTGCGTAGAAAGTACTACCGCATCAATGCCTACAGGCTTGTCGTTTTCGTACTTAAAGGTAATTTGGCTTTTCGCATCTGGGCGCAAAAAGTCTAGCTTGCCAGACTTTCTTACTTCAGCTTGTTTTTGAACCAAGCGGTGAGAATAAGTAATTGGCGCTGGCATCAGTACGTCAGTTTCGTCACTGGCGTAACCGAACATAAGGCCTTGGTCGCCTGCACCTTGTTCTTCTAAACTTTCGCGGTCAACACCTTGGTTGATATCTGGCGACTGTTTACCGATAGCGTTTAACACTGCACAAGAGTCAGCATCGAAACCCATATCAGAGTGAACGTAGCCTATGTCTCTTACGGTTTTACGTGTAATTTCTTCAATATCAACCCACGCTGAGGTAGTGACTTCACCACCTACTAATACCATTCCGGTTTTAACGTAGGTCTCACAGGCCACGCGGGCACGAGGATCTTGCTCTAGAATAGCATCTAGAACCGCATCTGAAATTTGATCGGCGATTTTGTCCGGGTGTCCTTCAGACACAGACTCGGAGGTGAATAAATGCGTGGCCATACATGCTCCATAAGCGTTTATTGTTCAAAATAGGTGAGTATTGTACTAAAACAAGGTATAAATACCAGTCTTTACTTCTAGACGTCTAAAAGTCCTTTCGTTACGATTTGTTGACAGTGGCGGATCACTTTTGCAGACAATTAAGTAAATTTAGCCACGCTTACCCAAAGAAGCGATATTGGCTAGCAAAGGAATGATGTGAATATTCATTATTTTAGCCAACTTTCGGTAATGGCAATGAAAAGCCATTGAACTGAATGGTGGCATGGGTAAGAATAACGCCCACATTAAGATATACAGCAATGCAGCGCTTTAAGGTTGAACAAAGGGATTTTGCCCACAGTGTTCCCTTAGCGAAATTCAGCTACAAAATAAATCAGGAGACAACATGCCCTCTCGTCGTGAACTTGCCAATGCCATCCGTGCTTTAAGCATGGACGCTGTTCAACAGGCCAAATCTGGTCACCCAGGCGCCCCTATGGGGATGGCTGATATTGCCGAGGTATTATGGGGTGATTTTCTATCACACAACCCAGCAAACCCGTCTTGGGCAAACAGAGACCGCTTCGTGCTTTCAAACGGTCACGGCTCTATGCTGTTGTACTCTTTGCTTCATCTTTCAGGCTATGAACTGCCTATTGAAGAGCTTAAGAACTTCCGTCAGCTACATTCTAAAACGCCAGGTCATCCAGAATATGGATATGCACCGGGTGTTGAAACTACCACTGGCCCATTAGGTCAAGGCGTAAGTAATGCTGTGGGTATGGCGCTAGCTGAGAAAGTATTAGCAGCGCAGTTTAACCGTGACGGTCACGATATTGTCGATCACTACACCTATACTTTCATGGGCGATGGTTGCCTTATGGAAGGTATTTCTCATGAAACTTGTTCACTTGCGGGTACATTAGGCCTTGGTAAGTTAGTGGCATTTTGGGATGACAACGGTATCTCAATTGACGGTGAAGTTGAAGGTTGGTTTACCGACGATACGCCAGCACGCTTTAAAAGCTACGGCTGGGAAGTGATTGAAGGTGTTGACGGTCATGATTCAGAACAAATTAAAGCAGCCATTGAGCAAGCTAAATCGAACAGCGCTCAGCCTACGCTAATTTGCTGTAAAACGGTGATTGGTTTTGGTTCGCCAAACAAAGAAGGCACTGAGTCTTGTCACGGTGCACCATTAGGTGATGACGAAATCATTGCTACTCGCGAAAAGCTTGGGTGGAAACACGGTGCATTTGAAATTCCAGACGACATTTATGCCGGTTGGGATGCGAAAGCCAAAGGTGGCGACGCTGAAAGTGCGTGGAACGATGCCTTCGCAGCATACGAAAGTGCTTACCCTGAATTGGCGGCTGAATTTAAGCGTCGTGTAAATGGCGAATTGCCAGCCGACTTCAGCGATAAAGCAGACAAAATCATTGCTGATTTGCAAGCTAACCCGCAAAACATTGCGTCACGTAAAGCATCTCAAAATGCATTAAACGCCTTTGGCCCATTACTACCAGAGCTTCTAGGCGGTTCTGCCGACTTAGCGGGTTCAAACCTAACTATTTGGGATGGCAGTAAAGGCGTTGAAGCCACTGACGCTTCTGGTAACTACATTTACTACGGTGTACGTGAATTCGGTATGTCAGCCATGATGAACGGTATTACCCTTCATGGTGGTTTTAAAGCCTACGGCGCAACTTTCCTAATGTTTATGGAATACGCCCGTAACGCTGTACGTATGGCGGCGTTAATGAAGCAACCTGCTATTTTTGTATACACCCACGATTCAATCGGTTTGGGTGAAGATGGTCCAACGCACCAGCCAGTAGAACAAGTAGTGGCACTACGTGCTACACCAAACCTAGATAACTGGCGTCCATGTGACCAAGTTGAATCGGCTATAGCATGGAAGTTCGCAATTGAGCGTAACGATGGCCCTTCAACATTGATTTTCACTCGCCAAGGTTTGCCACAGCAACCTCGTGATGCCCAGCAATTAGCTGATGTTACTAAAGGTGGTTATGTGCTTAAAGATTGTGCAGGCACGCCTGAATACATCTTTATTGCCACTGGTTCTGAAGTTCAACTTGCCGTTGAAGCAGCTGATAAACTAACTGCAGATGGTAAAGCGGTTCGCGTAGTTTCAATGCCTTCTACCGACGTTTTCGACCGTCAATCAGCGGATTACCGTGAAAGCGTGTTGCCTTCTAGCGTAACTAAGCGTGTTGCAGTTGAAGCACTATCGAAAGAAAGCTGGTACAAATATGTAGGTTTCAACGGCGCCATCATTGGTATGGATACGTTCGGTGAATCAGCACCAGCGGGTGACTTGTTCAAACATTTTAATATTACTACTGATGCAGTGGTAGAGGCAGCATTGTCTCTTAGCTAACGAGGTCACCGCAGTCTATGGTAAACATTGCCATAAACGGGTTTGGTCGTATTGGTCGTAACGTATTGCGCGCGCTTTATGAAAGCGGGCGCAATAGCCACTTCAACGTGGTTGCGATTAATGATGTGGCTAAGCCAGAAGGTATAGCTCACTTATTGAAATACGATACCGCCCATGGGCGGTTCGGTTTTGATGTGACATTAGAAAACGAAACACTTAACGTGGCAGGCGATGCTATTCGCTTGTTAGCACAGCCTGATATCAACTTACTGCCTTGGCGAGAAATTGGGGTGGATATTGTACTGGAATGTACAGGTAAGTTTGATGATAGGGCATCAGGTCAATCGCATATTAATGCGGGGGCAGGTAAAGTGCTCTTCTCTTCTCCGGGTTCCCCCGATTTAGACAATACCGTGATTTTTGGTACCAACGACGACACGCTAAAAGCGGAGCATAAGTTGGTGTCTAATGGGTCGTGCACAACCAACTGCATTGTGCCGGTTATTCAGGCGCTAGACGCAGCCTTTGGGGTTGAAAGCGGTACGATTACGACTATTCACGCTTCTATGCACGATCAGCAAGTTATCGATGCTTACCACCCAGATTTACGCCGTACTCGCGCAGCCAGTCAGTCTATTATTCCAGTAGACACACGGTTAGCCGCGGGAATAGAACGTATTTTGCCTAAATTTGCAGGTAAATTTGAAGCTATTGCGGTACGGGTGCCAACCATTAATGTTACTGCAATGGATTTAAGTGTAACCTTAAGTACGCAAGTAACCATTGCTGACGTTAATCATGCATTGAAGCGAGTGAAAGCAGGGCGATTGCAGGGTATTTTAGATTACACTGAAGAGCCGTTGGTTTCTGTTGATTTCAATCACGATCCCCACTCTTGTATAGTGGATGGTACCCAAACCCGAGTAAGTCACAAACAACTGGTAAAAACGCTGGTGTGGTGTGACAACGAATGGGGTTTCGCAAACAGAATGCTCGACACCGCGCAAGCAATGTATGACGCAAGCTAATTAAGAATTTTGCTGCCAAGGTTGGTAGCGCCAGCCTTGGCAGCTTTCACAGTTATTCGATTAACAAGGGAAAGACAATGGCAATTCCAAGTATGAGTGATTTGGCCTTAAACGGTCAGCGCGTATTAATTAGACAAGACTTAAACGTGCCAGTAAAAGATGGCGTAGTGACCTCTGATGCGCGTATTAAAGCTTCGATCCCTACTATTAAAGCCGCACTAGATGCTGGTGCTGCGGTAATGGTAATGTCGCATTTAGGCCGCCCTACAGAAGGCGAGCCAGCGGAAGAATTCTCACTTCAGCCTGTTGTGAATTATTTGAACGACGTGTTGGACGTACCGGTTACCCTAGAAAAAGACTATTTGGACGGTGTTGATGTAGCACCAGGTTCTTTGGTTGTTCTAGAAAACGTGCGCTTTAATGAAGGCGAGAAAAGCGACGACGAAACCCTATCAAAGCAATATGCCGCCCTTTGCGATATCTTCGTAATGGACGCATTTGGCACCGCGCACCGCGCACAAGCTTCTACCCACGGTGTGGCAAAATTTGCCACTAAAGCGTGTGCAGGCCCACTTCTTGCGGCAGAGCTAGATGCACTAGGCAAAGCATTAGATAATCCTAAACGTCCAATGGTAGCCATTGTAGGCGGGTCTAAAGTATCAACTAAGCTTACTGTACTTAAAACCTTAGCTGAAAAAGTTGACCAACTTATTGTTGGCGGCGGTATTGCCAATACATTTATTGCCGCGCAAGGTCATAATGTAGGTAAGTCTTTGGTTGAAATGGACTTAACTGAGCAAGCGAAGCAGTTAATGAGCGATGCAGTCGCCAATGGCGGGAATATTCCAGTGCCTACCGATGTAGTAGTGGGTAAAGCCTTCGATGAAAATACAGAAGCAACTCTTAAAGCCGTTAGTGATGTCGCTGACGATGATATGATTTTTGATATCGGCCCAGATTCATCAAAAGCCCTTGAAAGCATTATTAAAAATGCGGGTACTATTGTATGGAATGGCCCAGTAGGTGTATTTGAATTTGAACAGTTCAGTGCAGGTACAAAGGCCTTAGCCGAGGCTATTGCTGATAGCGATGCGTTCTCAATTGCAGGTGGTGGTGATACACTGGCAGCAGTAGATAAATATGAAATCGCTGATAAGATATCTTATATCTCTACAGGTGGTGGAGCATTTCTAGAGTTTTTAGAAGGCAAAACATTACCTGCAGTAGCCATGCTAGAAGAAAAAAACAAATAAAATTAGCAGACTACTAAAAAATCGATTCCGATTTTCGCCGGCGATACATTGAAGTACGTCGGCATATAACGATAAACCCTACACCTGTTCTTAGAGCAGTATTATAAAAAAGGAGTGTTGCAATGGCATCACAAGCACAGCAGGCCATGCTAGATAAACTTAAAACGCAAGTTGGTTTTATTGCAGCTTTGGATCAAAGCGGCGGTAGTACACCAAAAGCGCTACGTTTATATGGCATTGAAGAGTCAGAATACAGTTCTGACGAAGAAATGTTTAACCTTGTTCACCAAATGCGTACACGTATTATCACCAGCACCCCTTTCAGTGGCGAGCGGGTTTTAGGCGCTATTTTATTTGAAAATACCCTAGACCGTGAAATTGAAGGCATGTCTACTGCGCACTATCTGTGGCAGAAGAAGCGCGTTATTCCTTTCTTGAAAGTGGATAAAGGGCTTGTTGAAGAGAGCAACGGTGTACAGGTGATGAAGCCGATAGTTGGTCTAGATGCGTTACTGGCTAAAGCCGTTGCCCAAGATGTTTTTGGTACTAAGATGCGTTCAGTGGTAAAACTGGCAAATCATCAAGGTATCAAAGATGTAGTAGAGCAGCAGTTTGAAGTAGGTAAGCAAATTATCGCAGCAGGTTTAGTGCCTATCATTGAGCCTGAAGTGGATATTCATAGTCCTCAAAAAGCGGAAGCAGAAGCACTGCTTAAACTTGAAATTCTTACTCAGCTTAATTTGTTGAGCGAAGGCCAAGAAGTGATGTTAAAGCTAACACTGCCTAATGAAGCTAACTTCTATAAAGAGCTTGTTGATCATCCTCGTGTACTTAAAGTGGTAGCGTTGTCTGGCGGTTACAACCGTGAAGAAGCCAATGCGAAGCTTTCAGAAAACCAAGGCATTATCGCAAGTTTCTCAAGAGCGCTAACTGAAGGTGTTTCTGACAAACAGTCTGATGACGAGTTTGCAGCTACACTAGATGGTGCGATTGAAGGTATTTACCAAGCTTCAAAAGCATAAGCTTTATTATTGAAAGGGGCGCTGAGAGCGCCCTTTTTTGTTAGCTATCTCCATCCCCCCCTAATTGGTTAAAAATCACACCAAAACTACCCCAAATTCATCTTACAACCAGGTTTACTCACCGTTTATTTTTAAAACAGATGATTTATTCCGTAATACCAGTCCGCATAGATAATTACCCTCTCAGCGAGACTTAAAATGTTCGTAATCGCGGCGTGTTACCACAGGTATAGTGGTTCTACATCAAGGTAACATTAAACTCGCCCTTCGGGAAGGTCTGGCAAGCTTCCTAGCTTCATTCTGGAAATTTGAAAGGGAACAGCCATTCCTGTATTCCCACGCTTTGCTAGGAAACTTGCCAGCGCCTTCTGAGTGGGCGATTATCTATGCGGATTGGTATAGGATAAAGAAACACCAATAAAAATATCAGGGGTATCATGTTTTCAACTCAAATTGTAAGTTGTCAGCGAAGACGAGGTAGACGAGATTTTCGTGTTACAACAGGTTTAACCGTATTCTTTCTATGTATCTGTGCAGGCCTTTCATCATTCTCGTACGCTGATGATGTGAAGGAAGATACTGATAATGATATGTTTTTTCAATCTGAAGATATATTCGATTTAGAGTACGTGAGTGATGTACGGGTATCGCCCAATGGTAAACAAATCGCCTACGTTCGTCGTTCTAATGACATTATGACAGACAGCACACGCTCGAACATTTGGCTGGCGTCAGTGGATGGAAAGTCTCATCGCCCATTATTATCATCTAAGAAAAGTTACTATTCTCCAAGGTGGTCGCCAGATGGTAAGCGGCTCGCCTATTTGTCTAATGAAGAGGGCAAACCTCAGCTTTATGTGCGTTGGATGGATACGGGGCAAACGGCGCTAATCACCAATGTTACGTCATCCCTTGGCAATATCACCTGGTCTCCTAACGGTAAACATATCGCATTTACCATGAGTGTGGATGTTGAAGAAAAGCCCCTAAAAGTTAATTTGCCTAAGAAGCCAAAAGGCGCAAAGTGGGCGCCTAAATTTGAGTACATTACCAAAGCGCGTTATCAAGCTGACGGTAAGGGAATTTTAGAACCTGCTTATACGCATATATTTATTGTTTCAACTGATGGTGGCACGGCTCGGCAACTCACCTCTGGTAACTATCATCATAGGGGAGGTTTAAGCTTCTCTCCTGATTCGCAAAAAATATTCTTTGCGGCTAATCGCAGCGATAACTGGGAATATGAGCCGGTGGAATCCGATATCTTTACGGTAAATATGCAAGGTGTTATTGAGCAGCTTACCGACTTTAAAGGTACGGAGTCCGCTCCGGTAGTATCACCGAATGGAAAGTATGTGGCGTATTCACGTCGTAGTGACGATAAAGTCATGTATAAAAACCGCTATTTATACATCATGAATGCAGATGGTACTGAGCACAAAAACCTTACCGCTGATATCGATAATTCGGTGTCTAACTTTCAGTGGAAAGGTAACAAGAGTATCTACTTTCAGCAATCGGTACGCGGCCTCGCTCAAGTTGATGTTGTTACGCTATCTGGCAAAGTTAAATCTGTTGCCAAAGGCTTAGGGGGCACTACGTTAGGGCGCCCTTATGTATTTGGTATGTATCATGCTGCAGACAACGTAGTGGCTTATACCAAAGGGCGTACCGATCGCCCCGCAGATGTGTTTGTTACCACACGTAGCGAACAACAACTTACGTTTTTGAACGAAGATGCGCTAGGTCATAAGCAGCTTGGTGAAGTTAAAGAAATTATGTATCGCTCATCAATCGATGATGAGGAAATTCAAGGCTGGTATATCTTACCGCCTGATTACGATGAAACTAAAAAATACCCGCTTATTCTAGAGATTCACGGTGGACCAAACTTGGCGTACGGGCCGGTGTTCACTGCCGAGCTACAGCGTATGGCAGCAGAGGGCTATATTGTATTTTATGATAACCATCGCGGTAGTACAGGATACGGCGAGCGCTTTGCACTGCTATTGCAAGGTAAGTACAGTTCTAAGTACGATTTTGCAGACCATATGTCTGGCGTTGATGCTCTTATTGATAGAGGGCTAGTCGACCCTGAAAAGCTCTTTATTACAGGCGGCTCTGCAGGAGGAATAGCATCAGCTTATGCTATAGGGTTAACCAACCGCTTTAAAGCGGCTGTTGTTGCTAAGCCGGTTATTAACTGGCTTTCAAAGGTACTTACTGCTGACTCAGGGCTATATCAAATTCCTTTCCAGTTTCCCGCTAAACCATGGGAAAATATCGCGCATTACTGGCAGCGTTCGCCGCTTTCGTTAGTAGGAAATGTGACAACGCCAACCATGTTAATTACCGGCACAGAAGATAAGCGCACGCCTTCATCTGAAGCCGAGCAGTTTTACCAAGCGCTTAAGCTTCAAAAAGTGGATACGGTATTAGTGAAAGTGCCCGGCTCCCCCCATGGCATCGCTTCGAAACCTTCCCGAATGATAGGCAAGGTAGAGAATATATTGGCATGGTTTAAGAAGTATTCCGCCGAGCACAATGACGAGCATTAATTGATTGCACGCTTTTGTAAAACCTAAAGCGTAAAACGCAAAAAGGGAGCATTAATGCTCCCTTTTTATTCTTCGCAAACCGGCTTATTTGACAAAGATTATTTAAACGGGGTTTACTTAATAGAAAGCGTTAAGTCTAACGCTTTCCAATAGGCACTTTCTCGAACCAAGTCGGCTGCCAGAATAGGCTTTTCTTCCAACCAATCTTTAGGAAAAGTAAGGCTTAAGCCGCTCTTATCTACATCAATTTCTAGATTGGGCAAGAAGCCCTCTTGGCGTTTAATATTAAGCAACGCGCCAATGCGCAACAAGGCGATAAGCTTTTTAACCGCAGCTAAATCATACAAATTAAAATTAGGAAGGTCGTTAGCCCGTACTTTCTTTCTATGAAAGCGTACTAGGGTTGCCAATAATTCCTGTTGTTCTTGCGTAAAGCCAGGCATATCAACGTTAGCCAGAATATAGGCACTGTGGCGCTGTACACCCCGAGAGTTAATTTGAATACCCACTTCATGCAACAACGCCGCCCAACCCAGCATACTTTTGAAATCGTGATGTTTAAGTTTCCATGCCTTTTCAGCATGACTAAAGAGGTTAAGTGACGTGTTAAGCACAAGCGTGGCTTGTGCGGTATCAACATCGTAGCGAGTGGCCAAGCTGCTGGCAGTTCTGCCTCGTATATCGGCATGATGCAGCTCATCTTCCATCTGGTAAATCACCCCTTCACGCAAGGCGGCAGGGGAATAAACTAAGGTATCTATTTCTAGGGCTTTAAATACTGCAATTAAAATAGCCAAGCCGCCAGCAATAACCACGCGTCTATCTTCGGTTAAGTCCGGGTAGCTAAGCTTGTCGATATGGCCTGCACTAATAAACTGCTTCATTAGGTTACGTAGGCTTTTAAGCGTAACGGGTATATCGTGATCGTTGGGCTTATCTTGTTGACACAGCGTAAACAAAGAGCGGATCGTGCCCGATGTACCAATACATTGCACCCAACCTAGCTTGCGGTACTTATCTTGAATAAATTCCAGTTCTTGTTCAGCAGCAGTAATCGCCAGCTCAAAAGATTTGTTCTTTAAAGTCCCATCTGGGAAAAAGCGCTTGGTGTAGCTCACACAGCCCATTTGTAAGCTTCTACAAATAAGTGGGTTAAACCCTTCGCCAATGACAAATTCTGTAGAGCCACCGCCAATATCTACCACCAGCTGCTGACCATCAGCATGGTTGGTATGTGCTACGCCAGAGTATATCAAACGGGCTTCTTCTACCCCCGAAATAACTTCTACGGGGTAGGGCAGAATATCTTTTGCAGCATTAATGAAGTGGTGGGCGTTTTTTGCTTTGCGAAGCGTGTGGGTAGCGACAATACGCACCGAGTCGGGTTCAAAACCACGCAGGCTTTCAGCCACAATACGGAGCATTTTTAAGCCGCGCTCCATGGCTTCGTCCGACAGAATATTATCGTCGTCTAAGCCTTCAGCCAATCGCACTTTTTGCTTAACTCGATGCAGAATTTGCACAGACCCAGCAACAATACGCGCTACCACAAGGTGAAAGCTATTCGAGCCAATATCTAACGCGGCTACCTTATTAACCTCACGGCTTTCAACGGTATCAAAAACAGATTCATGCTGAGTCATTTCATGCTGAGTCATTTAGGGTTCTATTTTCCTGCTTCTTTTTCTTCTTCTTTCACAAGATAGTCGTAAATCTCTATCTGTGAACGTAATTTTTTACGATTGCCTCGGGCAACGTACTTGTTGCTTTGTTCCTTGTCAATCACTCTCGCTTTTAGCGTATCACGGAATTGTATGTCCATAATATCGACAATGCGCTGTTGCAGGTTTTTATCGTATATAGGGCAACCGACTTCAATGCGATTATCCATGTTACGGGTCATCCAGTCAGCAGATGAAATAAACACTTTCCTCTCGCCGCCGCCTTCAAATACCATCACCCTAGGGTGCTCTAAGAACCTATCG
Proteins encoded in this window:
- the ppx gene encoding exopolyphosphatase; its protein translation is MTQHESVFDTVESREVNKVAALDIGSNSFHLVVARIVAGSVQILHRVKQKVRLAEGLDDDNILSDEAMERGLKMLRIVAESLRGFEPDSVRIVATHTLRKAKNAHHFINAAKDILPYPVEVISGVEEARLIYSGVAHTNHADGQQLVVDIGGGSTEFVIGEGFNPLICRSLQMGCVSYTKRFFPDGTLKNKSFELAITAAEQELEFIQDKYRKLGWVQCIGTSGTIRSLFTLCQQDKPNDHDIPVTLKSLRNLMKQFISAGHIDKLSYPDLTEDRRVVIAGGLAILIAVFKALEIDTLVYSPAALREGVIYQMEDELHHADIRGRTASSLATRYDVDTAQATLVLNTSLNLFSHAEKAWKLKHHDFKSMLGWAALLHEVGIQINSRGVQRHSAYILANVDMPGFTQEQQELLATLVRFHRKKVRANDLPNFNLYDLAAVKKLIALLRIGALLNIKRQEGFLPNLEIDVDKSGLSLTFPKDWLEEKPILAADLVRESAYWKALDLTLSIK
- a CDS encoding alpha/beta hydrolase family protein, with product MFSTQIVSCQRRRGRRDFRVTTGLTVFFLCICAGLSSFSYADDVKEDTDNDMFFQSEDIFDLEYVSDVRVSPNGKQIAYVRRSNDIMTDSTRSNIWLASVDGKSHRPLLSSKKSYYSPRWSPDGKRLAYLSNEEGKPQLYVRWMDTGQTALITNVTSSLGNITWSPNGKHIAFTMSVDVEEKPLKVNLPKKPKGAKWAPKFEYITKARYQADGKGILEPAYTHIFIVSTDGGTARQLTSGNYHHRGGLSFSPDSQKIFFAANRSDNWEYEPVESDIFTVNMQGVIEQLTDFKGTESAPVVSPNGKYVAYSRRSDDKVMYKNRYLYIMNADGTEHKNLTADIDNSVSNFQWKGNKSIYFQQSVRGLAQVDVVTLSGKVKSVAKGLGGTTLGRPYVFGMYHAADNVVAYTKGRTDRPADVFVTTRSEQQLTFLNEDALGHKQLGEVKEIMYRSSIDDEEIQGWYILPPDYDETKKYPLILEIHGGPNLAYGPVFTAELQRMAAEGYIVFYDNHRGSTGYGERFALLLQGKYSSKYDFADHMSGVDALIDRGLVDPEKLFITGGSAGGIASAYAIGLTNRFKAAVVAKPVINWLSKVLTADSGLYQIPFQFPAKPWENIAHYWQRSPLSLVGNVTTPTMLITGTEDKRTPSSEAEQFYQALKLQKVDTVLVKVPGSPHGIASKPSRMIGKVENILAWFKKYSAEHNDEH